A window of the Paraburkholderia sp. ZP32-5 genome harbors these coding sequences:
- a CDS encoding UxaA family hydrolase, translating into MSTQTSAAPVVIRLHPGDDVIIATRQLLPGTRIDAEQLVVSGLIPPGHKVATRDIAKGEPVKRYNQIIGVAREAIKRGQHVHVHNLGMSEFSREHAFGVDTHPTAYVDEPAYFMGIRRDDGRIATRNYISVLTSVNCSATVARAIADHFRRDVHPEALADFPNVDGVVALTHGLGCGIDTQGEGIAILRRTLAGYAVHPNFASVLFVGLGCETNQIDGVLEAGGLNRNSAKLRSFTIQDSGGTRKTIERGIAMVQEMLADANRVERVPVPASHLCVGLQCGGSDGYSGISANPALGSAVDRLVRHGGTAILSETPEIYGAEHLLTRRAASQAVGDKLLARIAWWQDYCERNGGALDNNPSAGNKAGGLTTILEKSLGAVAKGGTTNLVEVYEYAQPIDAKGFVFMDSPGYDPVSATGQVASGANLICFTTGRGSAYGCAPSPSLKLATNTALWERQEEDIDLNCGGIVDGTASIDQLGEAIFRMMLDCASGTRTKSELHGYGQSEFVPWQVGVVT; encoded by the coding sequence ATGTCGACTCAAACTAGCGCCGCGCCCGTGGTGATCCGCCTGCATCCCGGCGACGATGTGATCATCGCGACCCGGCAGCTTCTGCCGGGCACGCGCATCGACGCGGAACAACTCGTCGTCAGCGGTCTGATTCCGCCCGGGCATAAGGTGGCGACGCGCGACATCGCGAAGGGCGAGCCGGTCAAGCGCTATAACCAGATCATCGGCGTCGCGCGCGAAGCGATCAAACGTGGCCAGCATGTCCACGTTCACAACCTCGGGATGTCCGAGTTCTCGCGTGAGCATGCGTTCGGCGTCGATACGCATCCGACCGCTTACGTCGACGAACCCGCGTATTTCATGGGGATTCGCCGCGACGACGGACGGATCGCCACGCGCAATTACATCAGCGTGCTGACCAGCGTGAACTGTTCGGCCACGGTCGCGCGGGCCATCGCCGATCACTTCAGGCGCGACGTACATCCCGAGGCGCTGGCGGATTTTCCGAATGTGGACGGCGTCGTTGCGCTGACGCACGGGCTCGGTTGCGGGATCGACACGCAGGGCGAAGGGATCGCAATTTTGCGCCGCACGCTGGCGGGTTACGCGGTGCATCCGAACTTCGCGTCGGTGCTGTTCGTCGGGCTCGGCTGCGAGACCAACCAGATCGACGGCGTGCTCGAAGCAGGCGGACTGAACCGCAACAGCGCGAAGCTGCGCAGCTTTACGATCCAGGATAGCGGCGGCACGCGCAAGACGATCGAGCGCGGCATCGCGATGGTGCAGGAGATGCTCGCCGATGCGAACCGCGTCGAGCGTGTGCCGGTGCCGGCCTCGCATCTGTGCGTCGGCTTGCAATGCGGCGGTTCGGACGGCTATTCGGGCATTTCCGCGAATCCCGCGCTGGGCTCGGCGGTCGACCGGCTGGTGCGGCATGGCGGCACCGCGATTCTGTCGGAGACGCCGGAGATCTATGGCGCCGAGCATCTGCTGACGCGTCGCGCGGCCAGCCAGGCGGTCGGCGACAAACTGCTCGCGCGGATCGCGTGGTGGCAGGACTACTGCGAACGCAATGGCGGCGCGCTCGATAACAATCCGTCCGCGGGCAACAAGGCGGGCGGCCTGACGACCATCCTCGAAAAATCGCTCGGCGCGGTGGCCAAGGGAGGCACGACGAATCTGGTGGAGGTCTACGAATACGCGCAGCCGATCGATGCTAAGGGCTTCGTGTTCATGGACTCGCCGGGGTACGACCCGGTGTCGGCGACGGGCCAGGTCGCATCGGGCGCCAATCTGATCTGCTTCACGACCGGGCGCGGTTCCGCGTATGGCTGCGCGCCGTCACCGTCGCTGAAGCTGGCCACCAACACCGCGTTGTGGGAGCGCCAGGAAGAAGACATCGATCTGAATTGCGGCGGCATCGTCGACGGCACGGCCAGTATCGATCAGCTCGGCGAAGCGATCTTCCGGATGATGCTCGACTGCGCATCCGGCACGCGTACGAAGAGCGAGCTGCATGGCTATGGACAGAGCGAATTCGTGCCGTGGCAGGTCGGCGTGGTGACCTGA
- a CDS encoding Rieske 2Fe-2S domain-containing protein codes for MLTHEENELLCRIEGDAPMGQLMRRHWTPVCLIEEVSEPDGAPVKARVFGEDLVVFRDTEGRVGVMDEYCPHRRASLVYGRNEDQGLRCLYHGWKFDVQGNVVEMVSEPASSCMTDKVKHKAFATHEWGGMVWAYMGPQDAVVPEFTPPAWAPTADTRVSIAKALLPCNWAQILEGAIDSAHSSSLHSSDFVPARVGGAEATSKNWLRPSTDKAPRLQVERTGYGFRYAALRRPIFNATTHDYVRSTVFVAPATVLIPPNNLYNVANINVPMDDTNTAFYFIAWGDAETTPETETWRKFLRQQVGIDLDERYRPLRNHENRFWQDRSAMKAGNFTGITGFPNQDIAMWVTMGPIANRSDERLGASDLAIVEFRRRMLDALAEFQHDDEAIGTGSKAIPPEVCSYQSVVPKEIDWRTYAVRYVSAKHPEPEGQPSVLATDYQVSQ; via the coding sequence ATGCTGACCCACGAAGAAAACGAGCTGCTGTGCCGCATCGAAGGCGATGCCCCGATGGGACAGCTGATGCGCCGCCACTGGACACCGGTGTGTCTGATCGAGGAAGTGAGCGAACCGGACGGCGCGCCCGTGAAGGCACGCGTATTCGGCGAGGACCTGGTCGTGTTTCGTGATACCGAGGGCCGCGTCGGCGTGATGGACGAATACTGTCCGCATCGCCGCGCGTCGCTGGTTTATGGCCGCAACGAAGATCAGGGACTGCGCTGCCTGTATCACGGCTGGAAGTTCGACGTGCAAGGCAATGTGGTCGAGATGGTGTCCGAGCCCGCCTCGAGCTGCATGACCGACAAGGTCAAGCACAAGGCCTTTGCGACACACGAATGGGGCGGCATGGTGTGGGCGTACATGGGTCCGCAGGACGCGGTGGTGCCCGAGTTCACGCCGCCCGCCTGGGCACCGACCGCGGATACCCGCGTGAGCATCGCGAAGGCGCTTCTGCCGTGCAACTGGGCGCAGATCCTCGAAGGCGCGATCGATTCGGCGCACAGCTCGAGCCTGCATTCATCGGACTTCGTGCCGGCGCGGGTCGGCGGCGCCGAAGCCACCTCGAAGAACTGGCTGCGCCCGTCCACCGATAAAGCGCCGCGTCTGCAGGTCGAGCGCACCGGCTACGGCTTCCGTTACGCAGCGCTGCGCCGGCCGATCTTCAATGCAACCACGCACGATTACGTGCGCTCCACCGTGTTCGTTGCACCGGCAACCGTACTGATTCCGCCGAACAATCTGTACAACGTCGCGAACATCAACGTGCCGATGGACGACACCAACACGGCGTTCTACTTCATCGCATGGGGCGATGCGGAAACCACGCCGGAAACCGAAACGTGGCGCAAGTTCCTGCGTCAGCAGGTCGGCATCGATCTCGACGAGCGCTATCGTCCGCTGCGCAATCACGAAAACCGCTTCTGGCAGGACCGATCGGCGATGAAGGCCGGCAACTTCACCGGCATCACCGGCTTTCCGAATCAGGACATCGCGATGTGGGTGACGATGGGCCCGATCGCGAATCGCTCCGACGAGCGTCTTGGCGCGAGCGATCTCGCGATCGTCGAATTCCGCCGCCGCATGCTCGATGCACTCGCCGAATTCCAGCACGACGACGAAGCGATCGGCACCGGCTCGAAGGCCATTCCGCCGGAAGTGTGCTCGTATCAGTCGGTCGTGCCGAAGGAAATCGACTGGCGCACGTACGCGGTACGGTATGTCAGCGCGAAGCATCCGGAGCCCGAAGGTCAGCCGTCCGTGCTCGCGACCGACTACCAGGTCTCGCAATAA
- a CDS encoding transposase: MNILSSESITTRPVIEELTDDQWQRIAPLLPETLNDGPRRGRPPIDIRRVLDSVMWVLHTRAPWSAMPDHYVPYQTAHRYYLRWKKSGVLTAILLALFKSDEALETRATRKGGVRVSRVIGDSVAS; this comes from the coding sequence ATGAACATCCTTTCCTCCGAATCCATCACGACCCGGCCGGTCATCGAGGAATTAACCGATGACCAATGGCAACGTATCGCGCCGCTGCTGCCTGAAACGCTGAATGACGGACCGCGCCGCGGGCGTCCGCCGATCGATATTCGCCGGGTACTCGACAGTGTGATGTGGGTGCTGCACACGCGCGCGCCGTGGAGCGCGATGCCCGATCACTACGTGCCGTATCAGACCGCGCATCGCTACTATCTGCGCTGGAAGAAGTCGGGCGTGCTGACCGCGATCCTGCTCGCGCTGTTCAAGTCCGATGAGGCTCTCGAAACGCGCGCGACGCGCAAGGGCGGTGTGCGCGTGAGCAGGGTTATCGGCGATTCGGTGGCGTCGTAA
- a CDS encoding alpha-hydroxy acid oxidase translates to MKRRLYSGRDVSRAHSIDDLRAMARRRLPNFCFEYIEGGSEDEATLRRNRDVFGEIAFLPRTLVNVEQRNQSRMLLGQRSASPFMIGPTGYSGLMFREGDVKLASAAAAAGIPFVLSNVSTVALEDVVRRAGGRVWMQVYMYRTREFLAQLAQRAKAAGIEALVVTTDSAVFGKREWDLRNYIKPLMLDWRNKFDVLRHPRWMSNVLWPSGMPRFANLGDLLPPGQNSVKGATITLGQQLDPSLSWDDIRWLRDLWPNKLIVKGVLGAPDALKAVEAGVDGIVLSNHGGRQLDGAVSAMDVLPEVVDHVGGKLCVMLDGGFRRGSDILKAVALGADAVLLGRATTYGLSAGGQPGAERAIQILKTEVDRALGLLGCSDISALDRSYLRWLGRHVAPSHADAQAAHEPRSFV, encoded by the coding sequence TTGAAACGCCGCCTTTATTCGGGCCGCGACGTGAGCCGCGCGCATAGCATCGACGATCTGCGCGCAATGGCACGCAGGCGGCTGCCGAACTTCTGTTTCGAGTACATCGAAGGCGGCTCCGAGGACGAGGCAACGCTGCGGCGTAATCGCGACGTGTTCGGCGAAATCGCCTTTCTGCCTCGCACTCTGGTGAACGTCGAGCAGCGCAACCAGAGCCGGATGTTGTTGGGGCAGCGCAGCGCGTCGCCTTTCATGATCGGCCCGACCGGCTATAGCGGGTTGATGTTTCGCGAGGGCGACGTCAAGCTCGCCAGCGCCGCGGCGGCGGCCGGCATTCCGTTCGTGCTGAGCAACGTGTCGACGGTCGCGCTGGAAGACGTCGTGCGGCGCGCGGGCGGCCGCGTATGGATGCAGGTCTATATGTACCGCACGCGTGAATTCCTCGCACAGCTTGCGCAACGCGCGAAGGCCGCCGGCATCGAAGCGCTGGTCGTGACGACGGACAGCGCGGTGTTCGGCAAGCGCGAATGGGATCTGCGCAACTACATCAAGCCGTTGATGCTCGACTGGCGCAACAAATTCGACGTACTACGGCATCCGCGCTGGATGTCCAATGTATTGTGGCCGAGCGGGATGCCTCGCTTCGCCAATCTGGGCGACCTGTTGCCGCCCGGGCAGAACAGCGTGAAGGGCGCGACGATCACGTTGGGCCAGCAACTGGACCCTTCGCTGTCGTGGGACGATATCCGCTGGCTGCGCGACCTGTGGCCGAACAAGCTGATCGTCAAAGGCGTGCTCGGCGCGCCGGATGCGTTGAAGGCGGTGGAAGCCGGTGTGGACGGCATCGTGCTGTCGAACCACGGCGGCCGGCAACTCGATGGCGCGGTGTCCGCGATGGATGTGCTGCCCGAAGTCGTCGACCACGTCGGCGGCAAGCTGTGCGTGATGCTCGACGGTGGCTTTCGCCGTGGTTCCGACATTCTGAAGGCGGTGGCCTTGGGCGCCGATGCGGTGCTGCTCGGCCGCGCGACGACCTATGGTCTTAGCGCCGGCGGCCAGCCGGGCGCCGAGCGGGCGATTCAGATTCTGAAAACAGAGGTGGATCGAGCGCTGGGTTTGCTCGGTTGCAGCGATATTTCCGCGCTTGATCGCAGCTATCTGCGCTGGCTGGGGCGACACGTCGCGCCATCGCATGCGGACGCGCAAGCCGCGCACGAGCCACGTTCGTTCGTGTAA
- a CDS encoding acyl-CoA synthetase has translation MTLHMFDEGLERREANYVPLTPVDFLVRAAQVYGDRLAVVHGAIRRTWRETDERARRLASALRDAGIGRGDTVAVLLPNIPAIVEAHFGVPMAGAVLNTLNTRLDIASLLFMLRHGEAKALIVDTEYGEFAHRAALEFADLRIISVADAGPADAAQFIRATDYEQFLQRGDPAFEWTQPADEWDAIALNYTSGTTGDPKGVVYHHRGAYLNALSNILEWDMPKHAVYLWTLPMFHCNGWCFPWTVAARAGVNVCLRKFDARTVFDLIRRERITHYCGAPIVQNALANAPAEWREGITHRVSTMVAGAAPPPAVIAKMKEIGFDLTHVYGLTETYGPAAVCAKQDAWDALDDDARADLTARQGVRYHLQAAVAVLDPDTLAPVPDDGTTLGEIMFRGNICMKGYLKNGRATEAAFRGGWFHTGDLGVRTADGYIRIRDRSKDIIISGGENISSIEVEDTLYRHPAVSVAAVVAMADPKWGEVPCAFIELKEGAQATEEEIIAHCRLFLAGYKLPKAVRFGELPKTSTGKIQKFELRARIKAEQNG, from the coding sequence ATGACACTGCACATGTTCGACGAAGGTCTCGAGCGGCGCGAGGCCAACTATGTCCCGTTGACGCCGGTCGACTTCCTCGTGCGCGCCGCGCAGGTGTACGGCGATCGGCTCGCGGTCGTGCACGGAGCGATTCGCCGCACTTGGCGCGAGACCGACGAACGCGCGCGGCGGCTCGCGAGCGCGCTGCGCGACGCCGGTATCGGTCGCGGCGATACGGTCGCCGTTCTGCTGCCCAATATCCCGGCGATAGTCGAGGCGCACTTCGGCGTGCCGATGGCCGGCGCCGTACTGAATACGCTGAATACCCGGCTCGACATCGCGTCACTGCTGTTCATGCTGCGCCACGGCGAGGCGAAGGCGCTGATCGTCGATACCGAATACGGCGAGTTCGCGCATCGCGCGGCGCTCGAATTCGCGGACCTGCGCATCATCAGCGTGGCCGACGCGGGGCCCGCCGATGCCGCGCAATTCATCCGCGCGACCGATTACGAGCAGTTCCTGCAACGCGGCGACCCAGCCTTCGAATGGACGCAGCCGGCGGACGAATGGGATGCGATCGCGCTCAACTACACGTCCGGCACAACCGGCGATCCGAAAGGCGTGGTCTACCATCACCGCGGCGCGTATCTGAACGCCCTCAGCAATATTCTCGAATGGGACATGCCGAAGCATGCGGTCTACCTGTGGACGCTGCCGATGTTCCACTGCAACGGCTGGTGCTTTCCATGGACCGTGGCCGCGCGCGCAGGCGTGAACGTCTGCCTGCGCAAATTCGACGCGAGGACCGTGTTCGACCTGATTCGCCGCGAGCGCATTACGCACTATTGCGGCGCGCCGATCGTGCAGAACGCGCTCGCGAATGCGCCGGCCGAATGGCGCGAGGGCATTACGCATCGCGTGTCGACGATGGTCGCGGGCGCGGCGCCGCCGCCCGCGGTGATCGCGAAGATGAAGGAGATCGGCTTCGATCTGACGCACGTGTACGGGCTGACCGAAACCTACGGGCCGGCGGCCGTCTGCGCGAAACAGGACGCATGGGACGCGCTCGACGACGACGCCCGCGCCGATCTGACCGCGCGGCAGGGCGTGCGTTATCACCTGCAGGCGGCGGTCGCGGTGCTCGATCCGGATACGCTCGCGCCGGTGCCGGACGACGGCACGACGCTCGGCGAGATCATGTTTCGCGGCAATATCTGCATGAAGGGCTACCTGAAGAACGGGCGCGCGACGGAGGCGGCTTTCCGCGGCGGCTGGTTCCATACCGGCGATCTAGGCGTGCGCACGGCCGATGGCTATATCCGCATTCGTGACCGCAGCAAGGACATCATCATTTCGGGCGGCGAGAATATCTCGAGCATCGAGGTCGAGGACACGCTGTACCGGCATCCGGCGGTGTCGGTCGCGGCGGTGGTCGCGATGGCCGACCCGAAGTGGGGCGAGGTGCCGTGCGCGTTCATCGAGCTGAAGGAGGGCGCGCAGGCGACCGAGGAGGAAATCATCGCGCACTGCCGGCTATTTCTTGCTGGCTATAAATTGCCGAAGGCAGTGCGCTTTGGCGAATTGCCGAAAACCTCGACCGGAAAGATCCAGAAGTTCGAATTGCGGGCGCGCATCAAGGCGGAGCAGAACGGTTAG
- a CDS encoding mannitol dehydrogenase family protein, with amino-acid sequence MGNPILQFGTSRFLQAHADLFISEALEAGRALGRVTVVQTTANPESLARIDALRERGHYDVRIRGVRRAAVIDTTTRCDSISEALNANTDWPVVVERFARDARVVISNTGDRGYECFAEDTAELLSDSDNNSARVPRGFAAKLVVLLHARFNAGAEPLTLLPCELVTSNGDTLRALVANLARDWGTGSSFIRYIEHTCIWVNSLVDRIVSEPIRPIGACAEPYALWGIERRAGMVLPCEHEAMIVTDDLPHYERLKLLLLNLGHTWLAERWQADARAADENVLHAMRDPLLRADLESLWRDEVLPVFDALGQGNGAREYLDDVRERFENPFLDHRLSDIARNHEQKKQRRFQPVIELARGLGLGIEQPRLRAALAACA; translated from the coding sequence ATGGGCAACCCGATCCTTCAATTCGGCACGAGCCGCTTTCTGCAGGCGCACGCCGATCTGTTCATCTCGGAAGCGCTCGAAGCGGGCCGCGCGCTCGGCCGCGTCACCGTCGTGCAGACCACGGCCAATCCCGAGAGCCTCGCGCGCATCGACGCGCTGCGTGAGCGCGGGCATTACGACGTGCGCATTCGCGGCGTGCGCCGCGCAGCGGTGATCGATACGACGACGCGATGCGATTCGATCAGCGAAGCACTGAATGCCAATACGGACTGGCCGGTGGTCGTCGAACGCTTTGCGCGCGATGCGCGTGTGGTGATTTCGAACACCGGCGACCGCGGCTACGAGTGCTTCGCCGAAGACACCGCCGAACTGCTGAGTGACAGCGATAACAACAGCGCCCGCGTGCCGCGCGGCTTCGCGGCAAAACTCGTGGTGCTCCTTCATGCCCGTTTCAACGCGGGCGCCGAACCGCTGACGCTGCTGCCGTGCGAGCTGGTGACAAGCAATGGAGATACGTTGCGCGCACTCGTCGCGAATCTTGCGCGCGATTGGGGAACCGGTTCCAGCTTCATCCGCTATATCGAGCACACGTGCATCTGGGTGAATTCGCTGGTGGATCGCATCGTGTCCGAGCCGATCCGGCCGATCGGCGCCTGCGCCGAACCCTACGCGCTGTGGGGGATCGAGCGGCGTGCCGGCATGGTGCTGCCGTGCGAGCACGAAGCGATGATCGTCACCGACGACCTGCCGCACTACGAGCGTCTGAAGCTGCTGTTGCTCAATCTGGGCCACACGTGGCTCGCCGAGCGCTGGCAGGCCGACGCGCGCGCCGCCGACGAAAACGTGCTTCACGCGATGCGCGACCCGCTGCTGCGCGCCGATCTCGAATCGCTGTGGCGCGACGAGGTGCTGCCGGTCTTCGACGCGCTCGGCCAAGGCAACGGCGCGCGCGAGTATCTGGACGACGTGCGCGAGCGCTTCGAAAACCCGTTTCTCGATCACCGTCTGTCCGATATCGCCCGCAATCACGAGCAGAAAAAGCAGCGGCGTTTTCAGCCGGTGATCGAACTGGCGCGCGGACTCGGGCTCGGCATCGAGCAGCCGCGTCTGCGAGCCGCGCTCGCCGCGTGCGCATAA
- a CDS encoding LysE family translocator: MPASTAILTILAALLLGAMSPGPSFVIVARNAIGLSRGDGLATALGMGIGGVFFSGIALLGLYTLLATVEWLYVGLKVAGGIYLVYLASKIWRGAAKPLAFNAEQTGGGNPRKSFWIGLSTQLSNPKTAVYYGSIFAALLPQHPPVWCYFALPPAIFAIEAGWYTIVALCFSSKRPREVYLRWKAWIDRIAASAVTALGLRLILNAHKVGI; the protein is encoded by the coding sequence ATGCCCGCCTCAACCGCCATTCTCACGATCCTCGCCGCGCTTTTGCTGGGCGCGATGAGTCCAGGACCGAGCTTCGTGATCGTCGCGCGCAACGCGATCGGCCTGTCGCGCGGCGACGGTCTCGCGACGGCGCTCGGCATGGGCATCGGCGGCGTGTTCTTTAGCGGCATCGCGCTGCTCGGCCTCTATACGCTGCTCGCGACGGTCGAATGGCTGTATGTCGGCCTGAAAGTGGCCGGGGGCATCTACCTCGTTTATCTCGCGTCGAAGATCTGGCGCGGCGCCGCAAAGCCGCTCGCGTTCAACGCGGAACAGACCGGCGGCGGCAATCCGCGCAAATCGTTCTGGATCGGCCTGAGCACGCAGCTCAGCAATCCGAAAACGGCCGTCTATTACGGCAGTATTTTCGCCGCGCTGCTGCCGCAGCATCCGCCGGTGTGGTGCTACTTCGCGCTGCCGCCGGCGATCTTCGCGATCGAAGCGGGCTGGTACACGATCGTTGCGCTGTGCTTTTCGAGCAAACGTCCGCGCGAAGTCTATCTGCGCTGGAAGGCGTGGATCGACCGGATCGCCGCGAGCGCGGTGACCGCGCTCGGCTTGCGACTGATTCTGAATGCGCACAAGGTCGGGATCTAA
- a CDS encoding MFS transporter, giving the protein MRKMRWVVILLCFLAIAVNYIDRANLAVAAPEIEKALGIGPAEMGFILSGFFWTYALMQMPFGWFVDRVGARIALPLAVGWWSVFTAATALTSSVAGMFGCRLLLGVGEAGAYPSCTKLVSQWFRPQERAIATSIFDSGSRVGSALSIPVVALIIGTLGWKAAFILTGLLGAVWIAGWFVIYRSPAHADMSGAEDAAPVVQNTDHEHSKVTWASLFRHRTLWGMMLGFFCLNFVIYFFITWFPSYLVQTRGFSLKSLGTLGMIPALIAIPGGWLGGYVSDALFRRGWSLTAARKTCMVGGMLLSSVITLSAFTSNTYLMLAFFGIAYGSLAFAAASIWSLPCDVAPTPRHVASIGGIQNFASNLAGIVITTFTGVMVAMTKGSFTIPLVVAGGFCFLGAFSYLVIVGRIEPLSLEAESPSVPGGAGSTI; this is encoded by the coding sequence ATGAGAAAAATGCGTTGGGTGGTGATCCTGCTGTGCTTTCTGGCCATCGCCGTGAACTACATCGATCGCGCGAATCTCGCGGTCGCCGCACCTGAAATCGAAAAAGCGCTCGGCATCGGACCCGCCGAGATGGGCTTCATCCTGAGCGGCTTCTTCTGGACCTATGCGTTGATGCAGATGCCGTTCGGCTGGTTCGTCGATCGCGTCGGCGCGCGCATTGCGTTGCCGCTGGCGGTCGGCTGGTGGTCGGTGTTTACGGCCGCAACCGCGCTGACGAGCAGTGTCGCCGGCATGTTCGGCTGCCGCTTGCTGCTGGGCGTCGGCGAGGCGGGTGCCTATCCGTCGTGTACGAAGCTCGTGAGCCAATGGTTCCGGCCCCAGGAACGCGCGATCGCGACGAGCATCTTCGATAGCGGCTCGCGGGTCGGCTCCGCGCTGTCGATTCCGGTGGTCGCGCTGATCATCGGCACGCTTGGCTGGAAAGCGGCGTTCATCCTGACCGGCCTGCTCGGCGCGGTATGGATCGCCGGCTGGTTCGTGATCTACCGCAGCCCCGCGCACGCCGATATGAGCGGCGCGGAAGACGCTGCGCCGGTGGTTCAAAACACCGACCATGAACACAGCAAAGTGACGTGGGCGTCGCTGTTTCGCCACCGCACGCTGTGGGGCATGATGCTCGGCTTCTTCTGCCTGAACTTCGTGATCTATTTCTTCATCACGTGGTTCCCGAGCTATCTGGTGCAGACGCGCGGCTTCTCGCTGAAATCGCTCGGCACGCTCGGCATGATTCCGGCTTTGATCGCGATTCCCGGCGGCTGGCTCGGCGGCTATGTGTCGGATGCGCTATTCCGGCGCGGTTGGAGTCTGACCGCGGCGCGCAAGACCTGCATGGTTGGCGGCATGCTGTTGTCGTCGGTGATCACGCTGTCGGCGTTCACGTCGAATACTTATCTGATGCTCGCGTTCTTCGGCATCGCGTACGGCAGTCTCGCGTTCGCCGCGGCCAGCATCTGGTCGCTGCCCTGCGACGTCGCGCCGACGCCGCGCCATGTCGCGTCGATCGGCGGCATCCAGAATTTCGCGTCCAACCTGGCCGGTATCGTGATCACGACGTTCACCGGCGTAATGGTCGCGATGACCAAGGGTTCGTTCACGATTCCGCTGGTCGTCGCCGGAGGCTTCTGCTTTCTCGGCGCATTCAGCTATCTTGTGATCGTCGGCCGCATCGAGCCGCTGTCGCTCGAAGCGGAAAGCCCGAGCGTGCCTGGCGGCGCGGGCTCCACCATCTGA
- a CDS encoding porin — MKKSLIVVAAAASFASVAHAQSSVTLYGLLDAGLTYTSNVDHNSKWAAGSGGINQSMFGLRGSEDLGNGLKAIFTLESGFNINNGKFANNNGMFNRQAFVGLSSAQFGTVTLGRQYDASQDYLAPLTATGSWGGTYFAHPFNNDNLNTNGGLSVNNSIKYSSANYAGFTFGGTYGFSNQAGGFANNRQYSLGAAYQWQGLHLGAAYAQQNNPAANASGASDGVLANTSGVLTGDFRQRQFGAGASYGFGPALVGVAWTQSRVDNLVGAAPGQRQGHTNNYEINGKYNLTPALGLGIAYTFTDARGYGVNADGNDMKTRYHQIGAQADYSLSRRTDVYAQVVYQHAMGDGGVASIYSGDNTVPTSSSKNQTAATVGLRHRF; from the coding sequence ATGAAAAAGAGTCTCATCGTCGTCGCGGCTGCCGCATCGTTCGCTTCCGTCGCTCACGCACAAAGCAGCGTGACCCTGTATGGTCTGCTGGACGCGGGCCTGACGTACACGAGCAACGTTGACCACAACTCCAAGTGGGCAGCAGGCAGCGGCGGCATCAACCAGAGCATGTTCGGCCTGCGTGGCTCGGAAGATCTCGGCAACGGCCTGAAGGCAATCTTCACGTTGGAAAGCGGCTTCAACATCAACAACGGCAAGTTCGCCAACAACAACGGCATGTTCAATCGCCAGGCATTCGTCGGCCTGTCGAGCGCGCAATTCGGTACGGTCACGCTGGGTCGCCAGTACGACGCATCGCAGGACTACCTCGCACCGCTGACCGCAACGGGCAGCTGGGGCGGCACGTACTTCGCGCACCCGTTCAACAACGACAACCTGAACACCAACGGCGGTCTGTCGGTTAACAACTCGATCAAGTACTCGAGCGCTAACTATGCTGGCTTCACGTTCGGCGGCACGTACGGCTTCTCGAACCAGGCTGGTGGCTTCGCCAACAACCGCCAGTACAGCCTGGGCGCTGCATACCAGTGGCAAGGCCTGCACCTCGGTGCTGCCTACGCCCAGCAGAACAACCCGGCTGCCAATGCTAGCGGCGCATCGGACGGCGTTCTGGCGAACACGTCGGGCGTGCTGACCGGCGACTTCCGTCAGCGTCAATTCGGCGCAGGCGCTTCGTACGGCTTCGGCCCGGCGCTGGTCGGCGTGGCATGGACGCAATCGCGCGTCGACAACCTGGTTGGCGCAGCACCGGGTCAGCGTCAAGGCCACACCAACAACTACGAAATCAACGGCAAGTACAACCTGACTCCGGCTCTCGGCCTGGGCATCGCGTACACGTTCACCGACGCACGCGGCTACGGCGTCAACGCTGACGGTAACGACATGAAGACCCGTTACCACCAGATCGGCGCACAGGCTGACTACTCGCTGTCGCGTCGCACCGACGTCTACGCTCAAGTCGTGTATCAGCACGCAATGGGCGACGGCGGCGTGGCTTCGATCTACAGCGGCGACAACACGGTTCCGACCTCGTCGTCGAAGAACCAGACTGCTGCTACGGTTGGTCTGCGTCACCGCTTCTAA
- a CDS encoding H-NS family nucleoid-associated regulatory protein, with the protein MKERQGQQRLFEYDENVRERMIVWIRGRMDDYGITIEALAESLEADANAVRAVMYRDAFGNTWDGYGDKPAWLARAINAGQSIDHFRC; encoded by the coding sequence ATGAAAGAGCGACAAGGACAACAACGGCTGTTCGAATACGATGAGAATGTGCGCGAGCGCATGATCGTATGGATCCGCGGCCGCATGGACGACTACGGCATTACGATCGAAGCGCTCGCCGAATCGCTCGAAGCCGATGCGAACGCGGTGCGCGCGGTCATGTACCGCGACGCCTTTGGCAATACGTGGGATGGCTACGGCGATAAGCCGGCCTGGCTCGCGCGCGCGATCAACGCCGGACAGAGCATCGATCATTTCCGCTGCTAG